From one Anopheles cruzii chromosome 3, idAnoCruzAS_RS32_06, whole genome shotgun sequence genomic stretch:
- the LOC128272348 gene encoding translocon-associated protein subunit delta, translating to MFKFVLASIVLCGLAVTSSEASACLNPDVKTNFYSTSDATIVSQIGFVTEFTLKCSNAGAEKLPLFAEVLGKLAPVVRIGDNKYQVSWNEEIKKASSGKYEIRLFDEESFAAVRKAQRAGEDTSSVKPLTTLAVHFSGAYKGPWINSEILATGLVGFVAYVAFMTRSKLVA from the exons ATGTTCAAGTTTGTGCTTGCATCCATCGTGCTGTGCGGCCTGGCCGTAACCTCCAGTGAAGCTAGCGCTTGCCTCAATCCAGATGtgaaaaccaacttttattcCACCTCCGATGCGACCATCGTTAGTCAGATTGGCTTCGTAACCGAGTTCACGTTAAAGTGCTCGAACGCCGGTGCCGAAAAGCTGCCGCTTTTTGCCGAAGTTCTTGGCAAGTTGGCTCCCGTTGTACGCATCGGGGACAACAAATACCAG GTCAGCTGGAACGAAGAGATCAAAAAGGCTAGCAGTGGCAAGTACGAGATCCGGCTCTTTGATGAAGAATCGTTCGCCGCCGTTCGCAAAGCGCAGCGTGCAGGCGAGGATACGAGCTCAGTGAAACCTTTGACCACTCTGGCGGTGCATTTCTCGGGCGCCTACAAGGGCCCGTGGATCAACTCGGAGATTTTGGCTACCGGTTTGGTCGGCTTCGTTGCGTACGTGGCGTTCATGACACGATCGAAGCTGGTCGCGTAA
- the LOC128275642 gene encoding dystrobrevin beta isoform X2, translating to MEPMEARVAMLQDLKIQSFDTIRFASYRTACKLRYVQKSTNLHLVDIWNVIEAFRENGLNTLEPQNEVSVSRLETLVSSLYHNLNKRLPPNQQVHVDSKASLLLNWLLAAYSSDNSGKIRVFSIKVALAIMCAGKMVDKLRYVFSQISDGAGQLIHWKLGDFLREVLALPAAVFESPTFYYKEGLESEIFPVENKITVNDFMAGFMTEPGPACLVWMPLLHRLATVETVVHPTVCSVCMRENFTGFRYRCQRCHGYQLCQDCFWQGRVSLNHQNDHEVKEYSSYKSPSKQIGHSLRKSFRCVPDKPTQALPRFPELPEKTLNLSHIVPPSPLPSHNGFPDGGIPGMYDRSSTLDSRATGLSLDSNGTSGTRGAVNSNDEEHRLIARYAARLAQESRTPGGSAPDPVQIGLDSSRAQRELIMQLESKNKEIMREIQKLRRQQEAEQVAPESPALMNELRALRQRKGELEGHLGALQDSRRQLMGQLEGLMRMLKNHQTQSPRSTPNSSPRSGKSPPLPQGPPMPNQGPRQGPMNACGSGMPQNLPPGMLPPGMHGQDPHMVGGPMDMRGYAPNGNNNGSTANGGPLGGSRALNAGAAAPVVVGGRSDLHYAADSVSTAMSSLVRELNSDFDEMHMTTHEWSEKVGDNTQWQEQFAAWSLHSQNQ from the exons ATGGAACCGATGGAGGCCCGGGTGGCCATGCTGCAGGACCTGAAGATACAGTCGTTCGACACGATCCGATTCGCCTCCTACCGGACGGCCTGCAAGCTGCGCTACGTCCAAAAGTCCACCAACC TGCATCTGGTCGATATCTGGAACGTGATTGAGGCGTTCCGTGAGAATGGACTCAACACGCTCGAGCCGCAGAACGAGGTCAGCGTGAGCCGGCTGGAAACGCTCGTCAGCTCGCTGTACCACAACCTCAACAAGCGCCTGCCGCCCAACCAGCAGGTGCACGTGGACTCGAAGGCGAGCCTGCTGCTGAactggctgctggcggctTACTCCAGCGACAACTCGGGCAAGATTCGCGTGTTCTCGATCAAGGTGGCGCTCGCGATCATGTGCGCCGGCAAGATGGTCGACAAGCTGCGGT ATGTTTTCTCACAAATTTCGGACGGCGCCGGCCAGCTCATACACTGGAAGTTGGGTGATTTTCTGCGCGAGGTGCTCGCCCTGCCGGCGGCCGTCTTCGAGTCGCCCACGTTCTACTACAAAGAGGGTCTCGAGTCGGAGATCTTCCCGGTGGAGAACAAGATCACGGTGAACGACTTCATGGCGGGCTTCAtgaccgaaccggggccggcCTGTCTCGTGTGGAtgccgctgctgcaccggCTGGCCACGGTCGAAACCGTCGTCCACCCGACCGTCTGCTCCGTGTGTATGCGCGAGAACTTTACCGGCTTCCGGTACCGGTGCCAGCGCTGCCACGGGTACCAGCTGTGCCAGGACTGCTTCTGGCAGGGCCGGGTCTCGCTGAACCACCAGAACGACCACGAGGTGAAGGAGTACTCGAGCTACAAGAGCCCCAGCAAACAGATTGGCCATTCGCTGCGCAAGAGCTTCCGCTGTGTGCCGGACAAACCGACGCAGGCGTTGCCCCGGTTTCCGGAGCTGCCCGAAAAGACGCTCAACCTGTCACACATCGTGCCACCGTCGCCCCTGCCATCGCACAACGGGTTCCCCGACGGTGGCATCCCCGGCATGTACGATCGGAGCAGTACACTGGACTCACG AGCCACCGGACTGTCGCTGGACAGCAACGGGACATCGGGAacgcgcggtgcggtgaacTCGAACGACGAAGAACACAGACTGATCGCGCGGTACGCCGCACGACTCGCACAAGAAAGCCGAACG CCCGGCGGTTcggctccggatccggtgcaAATCGGTCTGGACAGTTCGCGGGCCCAGCGCGAGCTGATCATGCAGCTCGAGTCGAAGAACAAGGAAATTATGCGCGAAATTCAGAAACTGCGCCGCCAGCAGGAAGCGGAACAGGTGGCACCCGAAAGCCCGGCCCTCATGAACGAGCTGCGGGCCCTGCGGCAGCGGAAGGGCGAACTCGAGGGTCACCTCGGCGCGCTGCAGGACTCGCGGCGCCAGCTCATGGGCCAGCTGGAGGGTCTGATGCGGATGTTgaaaaaccatcaaacgcAGAGCCCACGCTCGACGCCCAACTCTAGTCCACGGTCGGGCAAAAGTCCACCGTTACCGCAAG GTCCCCCGATGCCCAACCAGGGCCCCCGGCAGGGACCGATGAATGCCTGCGGTTCCGGTATGCCGCAGAATTTGCCACCCGGGATGCTTCCGCCCGGAATGCATGGCCAGGACCCGCACATGGTCGGTGGCCCCATGGATATGCGGGGCTACGCGCCCAACGGAAACAACA ATGGTAGCACCGCTAACGGTGGTCCGCTTGGTGGGTCGAGAGCGCTGAACGCCGGGGCcgcggcgccggtggtggtcggtggacGGTCCGATCTGCACTACGCGGCCGATTCCGTGTCCACCGCCATGTCCTCGCTGGTGCGCGAACTCAACTCAG ATTTCGACGAGATGCACATGACGACCCACGAATGGAGCGAAAAGGTGGGT GATAATACTCAATGGCAGGAGCAGTTCGCTGCCTGGAGTCTGCACTCGCAAAATCAGTAA
- the LOC128275642 gene encoding dystrobrevin beta isoform X3: MEPMEARVAMLQDLKIQSFDTIRFASYRTACKLRYVQKSTNLHLVDIWNVIEAFRENGLNTLEPQNEVSVSRLETLVSSLYHNLNKRLPPNQQVHVDSKASLLLNWLLAAYSSDNSGKIRVFSIKVALAIMCAGKMVDKLRYVFSQISDGAGQLIHWKLGDFLREVLALPAAVFESPTFYYKEGLESEIFPVENKITVNDFMAGFMTEPGPACLVWMPLLHRLATVETVVHPTVCSVCMRENFTGFRYRCQRCHGYQLCQDCFWQGRVSLNHQNDHEVKEYSSYKSPSKQIGHSLRKSFRCVPDKPTQALPRFPELPEKTLNLSHIVPPSPLPSHNGFPDGGIPGMYDRSSTLDSRATGLSLDSNGTSGTRGAVNSNDEEHRLIARYAARLAQESRTPGGSAPDPVQIGLDSSRAQRELIMQLESKNKEIMREIQKLRRQQEAEQVAPESPALMNELRALRQRKGELEGHLGALQDSRRQLMGQLEGLMRMLKNHQTQSPRSTPNSSPRSGKSPPLPQGPPMPNQGPRQGPMNACGSGMPQNLPPGMLPPGMHGQDPHMVGGPMDMRGYAPNGNNNFDEMHMTTHEWSEKDNTQWQEQFAAWSLHSQNQ; the protein is encoded by the exons ATGGAACCGATGGAGGCCCGGGTGGCCATGCTGCAGGACCTGAAGATACAGTCGTTCGACACGATCCGATTCGCCTCCTACCGGACGGCCTGCAAGCTGCGCTACGTCCAAAAGTCCACCAACC TGCATCTGGTCGATATCTGGAACGTGATTGAGGCGTTCCGTGAGAATGGACTCAACACGCTCGAGCCGCAGAACGAGGTCAGCGTGAGCCGGCTGGAAACGCTCGTCAGCTCGCTGTACCACAACCTCAACAAGCGCCTGCCGCCCAACCAGCAGGTGCACGTGGACTCGAAGGCGAGCCTGCTGCTGAactggctgctggcggctTACTCCAGCGACAACTCGGGCAAGATTCGCGTGTTCTCGATCAAGGTGGCGCTCGCGATCATGTGCGCCGGCAAGATGGTCGACAAGCTGCGGT ATGTTTTCTCACAAATTTCGGACGGCGCCGGCCAGCTCATACACTGGAAGTTGGGTGATTTTCTGCGCGAGGTGCTCGCCCTGCCGGCGGCCGTCTTCGAGTCGCCCACGTTCTACTACAAAGAGGGTCTCGAGTCGGAGATCTTCCCGGTGGAGAACAAGATCACGGTGAACGACTTCATGGCGGGCTTCAtgaccgaaccggggccggcCTGTCTCGTGTGGAtgccgctgctgcaccggCTGGCCACGGTCGAAACCGTCGTCCACCCGACCGTCTGCTCCGTGTGTATGCGCGAGAACTTTACCGGCTTCCGGTACCGGTGCCAGCGCTGCCACGGGTACCAGCTGTGCCAGGACTGCTTCTGGCAGGGCCGGGTCTCGCTGAACCACCAGAACGACCACGAGGTGAAGGAGTACTCGAGCTACAAGAGCCCCAGCAAACAGATTGGCCATTCGCTGCGCAAGAGCTTCCGCTGTGTGCCGGACAAACCGACGCAGGCGTTGCCCCGGTTTCCGGAGCTGCCCGAAAAGACGCTCAACCTGTCACACATCGTGCCACCGTCGCCCCTGCCATCGCACAACGGGTTCCCCGACGGTGGCATCCCCGGCATGTACGATCGGAGCAGTACACTGGACTCACG AGCCACCGGACTGTCGCTGGACAGCAACGGGACATCGGGAacgcgcggtgcggtgaacTCGAACGACGAAGAACACAGACTGATCGCGCGGTACGCCGCACGACTCGCACAAGAAAGCCGAACG CCCGGCGGTTcggctccggatccggtgcaAATCGGTCTGGACAGTTCGCGGGCCCAGCGCGAGCTGATCATGCAGCTCGAGTCGAAGAACAAGGAAATTATGCGCGAAATTCAGAAACTGCGCCGCCAGCAGGAAGCGGAACAGGTGGCACCCGAAAGCCCGGCCCTCATGAACGAGCTGCGGGCCCTGCGGCAGCGGAAGGGCGAACTCGAGGGTCACCTCGGCGCGCTGCAGGACTCGCGGCGCCAGCTCATGGGCCAGCTGGAGGGTCTGATGCGGATGTTgaaaaaccatcaaacgcAGAGCCCACGCTCGACGCCCAACTCTAGTCCACGGTCGGGCAAAAGTCCACCGTTACCGCAAG GTCCCCCGATGCCCAACCAGGGCCCCCGGCAGGGACCGATGAATGCCTGCGGTTCCGGTATGCCGCAGAATTTGCCACCCGGGATGCTTCCGCCCGGAATGCATGGCCAGGACCCGCACATGGTCGGTGGCCCCATGGATATGCGGGGCTACGCGCCCAACGGAAACAACA ATTTCGACGAGATGCACATGACGACCCACGAATGGAGCGAAAAG GATAATACTCAATGGCAGGAGCAGTTCGCTGCCTGGAGTCTGCACTCGCAAAATCAGTAA
- the LOC128275642 gene encoding dystrobrevin beta isoform X1 — MEPMEARVAMLQDLKIQSFDTIRFASYRTACKLRYVQKSTNLHLVDIWNVIEAFRENGLNTLEPQNEVSVSRLETLVSSLYHNLNKRLPPNQQVHVDSKASLLLNWLLAAYSSDNSGKIRVFSIKVALAIMCAGKMVDKLRYVFSQISDGAGQLIHWKLGDFLREVLALPAAVFESPTFYYKEGLESEIFPVENKITVNDFMAGFMTEPGPACLVWMPLLHRLATVETVVHPTVCSVCMRENFTGFRYRCQRCHGYQLCQDCFWQGRVSLNHQNDHEVKEYSSYKSPSKQIGHSLRKSFRCVPDKPTQALPRFPELPEKTLNLSHIVPPSPLPSHNGFPDGGIPGMYDRSSTLDSRATGLSLDSNGTSGTRGAVNSNDEEHRLIARYAARLAQESRTPGGSAPDPVQIGLDSSRAQRELIMQLESKNKEIMREIQKLRRQQEAEQVAPESPALMNELRALRQRKGELEGHLGALQDSRRQLMGQLEGLMRMLKNHQTQSPRSTPNSSPRSGKSPPLPQGPPMPNQGPRQGPMNACGSGMPQNLPPGMLPPGMHGQDPHMVGGPMDMRGYAPNGNNNGSTANGGPLGGSRALNAGAAAPVVVGGRSDLHYAADSVSTAMSSLVRELNSVFFPHYDGHLPPGVVHKPPMRFFSEGSDDDSIPSQHAMRHSLDFDEMHMTTHEWSEKDNTQWQEQFAAWSLHSQNQ, encoded by the exons ATGGAACCGATGGAGGCCCGGGTGGCCATGCTGCAGGACCTGAAGATACAGTCGTTCGACACGATCCGATTCGCCTCCTACCGGACGGCCTGCAAGCTGCGCTACGTCCAAAAGTCCACCAACC TGCATCTGGTCGATATCTGGAACGTGATTGAGGCGTTCCGTGAGAATGGACTCAACACGCTCGAGCCGCAGAACGAGGTCAGCGTGAGCCGGCTGGAAACGCTCGTCAGCTCGCTGTACCACAACCTCAACAAGCGCCTGCCGCCCAACCAGCAGGTGCACGTGGACTCGAAGGCGAGCCTGCTGCTGAactggctgctggcggctTACTCCAGCGACAACTCGGGCAAGATTCGCGTGTTCTCGATCAAGGTGGCGCTCGCGATCATGTGCGCCGGCAAGATGGTCGACAAGCTGCGGT ATGTTTTCTCACAAATTTCGGACGGCGCCGGCCAGCTCATACACTGGAAGTTGGGTGATTTTCTGCGCGAGGTGCTCGCCCTGCCGGCGGCCGTCTTCGAGTCGCCCACGTTCTACTACAAAGAGGGTCTCGAGTCGGAGATCTTCCCGGTGGAGAACAAGATCACGGTGAACGACTTCATGGCGGGCTTCAtgaccgaaccggggccggcCTGTCTCGTGTGGAtgccgctgctgcaccggCTGGCCACGGTCGAAACCGTCGTCCACCCGACCGTCTGCTCCGTGTGTATGCGCGAGAACTTTACCGGCTTCCGGTACCGGTGCCAGCGCTGCCACGGGTACCAGCTGTGCCAGGACTGCTTCTGGCAGGGCCGGGTCTCGCTGAACCACCAGAACGACCACGAGGTGAAGGAGTACTCGAGCTACAAGAGCCCCAGCAAACAGATTGGCCATTCGCTGCGCAAGAGCTTCCGCTGTGTGCCGGACAAACCGACGCAGGCGTTGCCCCGGTTTCCGGAGCTGCCCGAAAAGACGCTCAACCTGTCACACATCGTGCCACCGTCGCCCCTGCCATCGCACAACGGGTTCCCCGACGGTGGCATCCCCGGCATGTACGATCGGAGCAGTACACTGGACTCACG AGCCACCGGACTGTCGCTGGACAGCAACGGGACATCGGGAacgcgcggtgcggtgaacTCGAACGACGAAGAACACAGACTGATCGCGCGGTACGCCGCACGACTCGCACAAGAAAGCCGAACG CCCGGCGGTTcggctccggatccggtgcaAATCGGTCTGGACAGTTCGCGGGCCCAGCGCGAGCTGATCATGCAGCTCGAGTCGAAGAACAAGGAAATTATGCGCGAAATTCAGAAACTGCGCCGCCAGCAGGAAGCGGAACAGGTGGCACCCGAAAGCCCGGCCCTCATGAACGAGCTGCGGGCCCTGCGGCAGCGGAAGGGCGAACTCGAGGGTCACCTCGGCGCGCTGCAGGACTCGCGGCGCCAGCTCATGGGCCAGCTGGAGGGTCTGATGCGGATGTTgaaaaaccatcaaacgcAGAGCCCACGCTCGACGCCCAACTCTAGTCCACGGTCGGGCAAAAGTCCACCGTTACCGCAAG GTCCCCCGATGCCCAACCAGGGCCCCCGGCAGGGACCGATGAATGCCTGCGGTTCCGGTATGCCGCAGAATTTGCCACCCGGGATGCTTCCGCCCGGAATGCATGGCCAGGACCCGCACATGGTCGGTGGCCCCATGGATATGCGGGGCTACGCGCCCAACGGAAACAACA ATGGTAGCACCGCTAACGGTGGTCCGCTTGGTGGGTCGAGAGCGCTGAACGCCGGGGCcgcggcgccggtggtggtcggtggacGGTCCGATCTGCACTACGCGGCCGATTCCGTGTCCACCGCCATGTCCTCGCTGGTGCGCGAACTCAACTCAG TTTTCTTTCCCCACTACGATGGACATCTTCCGCCCGGCGTCGTACACAAACCGCCGATGCGCTTCTTTTCAGAGGGATCAGACGACGATAGTATCCCATCGCAGCATGCTATGCGTCACTCGCTAG ATTTCGACGAGATGCACATGACGACCCACGAATGGAGCGAAAAG GATAATACTCAATGGCAGGAGCAGTTCGCTGCCTGGAGTCTGCACTCGCAAAATCAGTAA
- the LOC128275642 gene encoding dystrobrevin beta isoform X4 produces MEPMEARVAMLQDLKIQSFDTIRFASYRTACKLRYVQKSTNLHLVDIWNVIEAFRENGLNTLEPQNEVSVSRLETLVSSLYHNLNKRLPPNQQVHVDSKASLLLNWLLAAYSSDNSGKIRVFSIKVALAIMCAGKMVDKLRYVFSQISDGAGQLIHWKLGDFLREVLALPAAVFESPTFYYKEGLESEIFPVENKITVNDFMAGFMTEPGPACLVWMPLLHRLATVETVVHPTVCSVCMRENFTGFRYRCQRCHGYQLCQDCFWQGRVSLNHQNDHEVKEYSSYKSPSKQIGHSLRKSFRCVPDKPTQALPRFPELPEKTLNLSHIVPPSPLPSHNGFPDGGIPGMYDRSSTLDSRATGLSLDSNGTSGTRGAVNSNDEEHRLIARYAARLAQESRTPGGSAPDPVQIGLDSSRAQRELIMQLESKNKEIMREIQKLRRQQEAEQVAPESPALMNELRALRQRKGELEGHLGALQDSRRQLMGQLEGLMRMLKNHQTQSPRSTPNSSPRSGKSPPLPQGPPMPNQGPRQGPMNACGSGMPQNLPPGMLPPGMHGQDPHMVGGPMDMRGYAPNGNNSSSPPEQAFLKERRV; encoded by the exons ATGGAACCGATGGAGGCCCGGGTGGCCATGCTGCAGGACCTGAAGATACAGTCGTTCGACACGATCCGATTCGCCTCCTACCGGACGGCCTGCAAGCTGCGCTACGTCCAAAAGTCCACCAACC TGCATCTGGTCGATATCTGGAACGTGATTGAGGCGTTCCGTGAGAATGGACTCAACACGCTCGAGCCGCAGAACGAGGTCAGCGTGAGCCGGCTGGAAACGCTCGTCAGCTCGCTGTACCACAACCTCAACAAGCGCCTGCCGCCCAACCAGCAGGTGCACGTGGACTCGAAGGCGAGCCTGCTGCTGAactggctgctggcggctTACTCCAGCGACAACTCGGGCAAGATTCGCGTGTTCTCGATCAAGGTGGCGCTCGCGATCATGTGCGCCGGCAAGATGGTCGACAAGCTGCGGT ATGTTTTCTCACAAATTTCGGACGGCGCCGGCCAGCTCATACACTGGAAGTTGGGTGATTTTCTGCGCGAGGTGCTCGCCCTGCCGGCGGCCGTCTTCGAGTCGCCCACGTTCTACTACAAAGAGGGTCTCGAGTCGGAGATCTTCCCGGTGGAGAACAAGATCACGGTGAACGACTTCATGGCGGGCTTCAtgaccgaaccggggccggcCTGTCTCGTGTGGAtgccgctgctgcaccggCTGGCCACGGTCGAAACCGTCGTCCACCCGACCGTCTGCTCCGTGTGTATGCGCGAGAACTTTACCGGCTTCCGGTACCGGTGCCAGCGCTGCCACGGGTACCAGCTGTGCCAGGACTGCTTCTGGCAGGGCCGGGTCTCGCTGAACCACCAGAACGACCACGAGGTGAAGGAGTACTCGAGCTACAAGAGCCCCAGCAAACAGATTGGCCATTCGCTGCGCAAGAGCTTCCGCTGTGTGCCGGACAAACCGACGCAGGCGTTGCCCCGGTTTCCGGAGCTGCCCGAAAAGACGCTCAACCTGTCACACATCGTGCCACCGTCGCCCCTGCCATCGCACAACGGGTTCCCCGACGGTGGCATCCCCGGCATGTACGATCGGAGCAGTACACTGGACTCACG AGCCACCGGACTGTCGCTGGACAGCAACGGGACATCGGGAacgcgcggtgcggtgaacTCGAACGACGAAGAACACAGACTGATCGCGCGGTACGCCGCACGACTCGCACAAGAAAGCCGAACG CCCGGCGGTTcggctccggatccggtgcaAATCGGTCTGGACAGTTCGCGGGCCCAGCGCGAGCTGATCATGCAGCTCGAGTCGAAGAACAAGGAAATTATGCGCGAAATTCAGAAACTGCGCCGCCAGCAGGAAGCGGAACAGGTGGCACCCGAAAGCCCGGCCCTCATGAACGAGCTGCGGGCCCTGCGGCAGCGGAAGGGCGAACTCGAGGGTCACCTCGGCGCGCTGCAGGACTCGCGGCGCCAGCTCATGGGCCAGCTGGAGGGTCTGATGCGGATGTTgaaaaaccatcaaacgcAGAGCCCACGCTCGACGCCCAACTCTAGTCCACGGTCGGGCAAAAGTCCACCGTTACCGCAAG GTCCCCCGATGCCCAACCAGGGCCCCCGGCAGGGACCGATGAATGCCTGCGGTTCCGGTATGCCGCAGAATTTGCCACCCGGGATGCTTCCGCCCGGAATGCATGGCCAGGACCCGCACATGGTCGGTGGCCCCATGGATATGCGGGGCTACGCGCCCAACGGAAACAACA GTTCCTCTCCGCCGGAACAGGCCTTCTTGAAGGAGCGCAGAGTTTAG